The Stackebrandtia nassauensis DSM 44728 genome includes the window CCTGCGCAGCGTCTCCGACGACCGGATCTTCGCGGTCGGCGACTGCGCGGCGGTGCCGGGCGCCCGGTTCTCCTGCCAGTGCGCGATACCGCAGGGCGGCTACGTGGGCGGCGCCTGCGCCCGACTGCTCCGGGGCCGCGAGCTGGAACCCTTCGTCATGCGGTTCCGGGGCCGGGGCGTGAGTCTGGGCCGCCGGGACGCGGTCGTGCAGTTCACCGACGCCGACGACAACCCCAAGGAGTCCTTCGCGGCCGGGGCCACCGGGGTCGCGCTCAAGGAGCTCGCGACCCGGGGCGCGAAGTTCGGCGCCGGCACCGGTTGGGGAGCCTGAACCAGTGGTGTGACGCGTGTCATACAGTGTCGCGGCTCGTCGGCCGCGTCTGCTGGACATGAATGCTGTGAACCAGCCCCGGCCGTCGGCGCTGGCGACCCTCGCGAGGTCGACGGCCGCACCGGCGCGCACCGCCCCGGCCGTCGTCGACCAGTCGGTGATCATCCCGGTCTACAACGAGAGCGACCGGCTGGCCGCGACCCTCGCCGAGGTCCGCGCCCACCTGAACGGCGCGGGCGGCGCCTGGGAGCTCATCGTCGTGGACGACGGTTCGCGCGACGACTCGGCGGCCATCGCCGCGCGGTTCGCGGCCGGTGAACCCCGGATCCGGTTGCTGCGCACCCCGCGCAACCGGGGCAAGGGCCACGCCGTGCGGCACGGCGTGCTGGCCTCGCGCGGGCGCCGGGTGCTGTACTGCGACGCCGACCTGGCCACCCCCATCGGGGAGCTGGATCGCCTGCACGCGAAGCTGGACGCGGGATTCGCCGGGGCGATCGGCTCCCGGGTCGGCCCGCACGCCGACATCCGGCAACGGCAGCCGCTGCCCCGGGTCCTGTTGGGCCGGTTGGGGAACCGGCTGATCCGGCTGGCCGCCGTCCCCGGAGTCGGCGACACCCAGTGCGGATTCAAGCTCTTCGACGGCGACAAGGCCCGCCGCGCGTTCACACTGACCCGTGTGGACGGATGGGCTTTCGACGTCGAGGTGCTGTACCTGTTCGCGCGCGGCGACTGGCCGGTCGCCGAAGTCCCGGTGCGCTGGTCGCACCGCGCGGGCTCGAAGGTCCGGATGCGCGACTACCCGGCGACCCTCGCCGAACTGCTGCGGATGCGGTGGCGGCACCGGGGCGCGCCGCCACGGGTGCGGCAACAGTGACCGCGACCGCCGTGCTGGCCGCCGCCGAGACCCGAAGCCGGTCCCGCTGGCGGCCCTGGCACGCCAGGGCCTGGGTGCCCGCGACCTACCTCGTCGCGTCCGTCGCGCTCTACCTGGGACTGTGGGCCTCACCCAGCGGCCGCTATCTGATCGACAGTGGACAGGACCAGAACCAGTGGGAGTGGTTCTTCGCCGTCACCGCCCGCTCGGTGACCGAACTGGACAATCCACTGTTCACCACCCTCCAGAACCATCCCGAGGGTGTCAACCTGATGGCCAACACCACCATGCTCGGGGTGTCGGTGCCGCTGACACCGGTGACGCTGCTGCTGGGCCCCGGTGTCACCTGGGCGCTGGTGCTGACCGGCAGCCTCGCCGCGACCGCCACCGCCTGGTACTGGCTGCTGCACCGGCGCCTGGGCCACTCCCGGTTGGCGGCGGCGCTGGGCGGCGGCTTCTGCGGTTTCGCGCCGCCGGTGATCACCCACGCCCACGCCCACCCCAACTTCGTGGCCCTGTTCGTGCTGCCGTTCGTGGTCGCGCTGCTGCTGCGGCTGTGGGACGGCGAACGGCCACTGCGCGACGGCGCGATCCTCGGGCTGCTGCTGGCGTACCAGATCTTCCTCGGCGAGGAGGTGCTGCTGCTGTTCGCCACCGGCATGACGATCTTCGCGATCGCCTACGCCGCGACCCGTCCGGCGCGGGCGCGCGCCGCGTTGCGGCCGTTGGGAACCGGTCTGGGCGTCGCCGCCGCGGTCTCGCTGAGCCTGGTGGCGTTCCCGCTGTACTGGCAGTTCCTCGGCCCGCAAAGCTACAGTGGACTATTGCACGGCAACGCCGGGAACGACCTGCTCGCGTTCGTCACCTTCGCCTCCCGGTCGCTGGGCGGCGACGACCGGACCGCGGGCGCGCTGGCCTGGTCCACCGAACAGAACTCCTTCTTCGGCTGGCCGCTGGTCATCATGGTCGTCACCCTCGCCGCGGTCCTGTGGCGGGTGCCGCGAGCCCGGGCACTGTCCATAACGGTCGCCGTCGCCGCGCTGCTGTCGCTGGGCTCCTCGGTGAAGTTCGACGGCGAGGACACCCTGATCCCGGGGCCGTGGCTGCTGCTGTCCTGGCTGCCGCTGTACGAGTCCGTGCTGGACTCCCGGCTCGCGATGGTCTGCGTCCCCGCCATCGCGGTGCTGCTGGCGATGGCCGTCGACCGGGTGCGGCTGCTGTTCGGTCTGCCCCACTGGCAGCGCACGCCGAGACTACTGTGGACCGGAGTGCTGCTGGCGGTGCTGGCGCCGATCGCCCCGACCCCGTTCACCGTGGTGGACCGGGCGCCCACCCCGACGTTCTTCACCTCGGGCATGTGGCGCGAATACGTCCCCGACGGCGGCACCGTCGTCCCGGTCCCGATACCCAGCCCCGGCGACACCACCGCGCTGCAATGGCAACTCGACAGCGACCTCGACTTCCGGCTCCCGGAGGGGTACTTCATCGGTCCCGGACAACCGGATCGGCGCGGCATCTACGGCGCGATGCGCCGACCCACGTCGGTGCTGCTGCGCGAGGTCCGCGACTCCGGTGAGGGCCGCGACGTCACCGAGGAGCAGCGCGAGCAGGCGGCCGAGGACCTGCGCCACTGGGACGCCGAACTGGTCGTCCTGGGCCCGCATCCCGCCGAGGACGCGCTGCGGTACACCGTCGAGGACCTGCTGGGTCCCGGCCACCGGGCCGGTGGCGTGTGGGTGTGGAAGGTGCGGTAGTCATGACGTCGAGCGTCACCGGCCAGCTGACCACCCCGTGGACTGTCCGGGAACGCGCCCCGGACACGCCGAGGAGGGCCGTGCACGCCGACCTGGAGCGGGAATACGTCGAATACGTGACGGTTCACCTGCCCGCCCTTCACCGTGTCGCCCGGCTGCTGTGCCGGGACCGGCACCGTGCCGACGACATCGTGCAGACCACCATCACGAAGCTGTACATCCACTGGAAGCGCGCCAAAGCCGCCTCCAACCTCGACGCCTACGTCCGCACCATGCTGGTGCGGGCCTTCCTGAGCGAACAGCGGCTGTCCTGGGCGAAGGTGCGGCTGTTCGGTTCCGCGCAGGAGATCCCGGGTACTCCCTCGGTCCACTCGCCGGACGTGGAGACCCGCGACCTGGTGCACACCGCGCTGTCGCGGGTCGCTCCCAAACAGCGGGCGGTGCTGGTGCTGCGGTTCCTGTGCGACCTCCCGGTCACCGAGGTGGCCCAGATCCTCGGGTGTTCGCCCGGTAACGTCACGAGCCTGACCACGCACGGCCTCAAACGACTGCGGGCCCTGCTGGGAGACCGGGCCGTCGCCGCACTGGAAGGAGGTGGCCGGGATGAACGATGACGAACGCGAAGCCGCCCGACTGCTGGAACCCCTGCGGCAACCCGAACCCCCGGCCACGTCGGCCGTCGACGTCGACCGGGCGATGCGAACCGGCCGCCGCACCATCCGGGTCCGCCAGGTCGCCGGAACCCTCGCGTGCGTCGTGGCCGTGCTGGGCATCGCCTTCACCGTGACCGTCCCGTACTACCACTCGCCCCCGGCCGAGGAGACCACGTCCGAGTTCGGGGTCACCACCCAGGAGTTCGCGATCGGTTCGGCCGGCGGCTTCACCCCGCTGACCTACGAGACCGGCCGGTCCCGCCAGCGGGCCACCCTGACCACGCAGGACGGCGCCACCGACGCCGTGGTCACCCTGTACCCCAAGGGAAGGGTGCCCCGCGTCGACGGCGAGACCTGGAAGCCCACCGGCGGGACCGCACCCGACGTCAAGGGCGGCGCCGCGGTGTGGCCGTCGGAGCCGGTGTTCGGTGACGACGCCGTCGAACTGGCCTGGCAGTGGCGCCCCGACGCCTGGGCCTTCGTGTCGGTGACCGGACCCGAGGCCGACCAGGACCGGGCCCACAAGGTCGCGCTCAGCGTCGAACCCGGGGCCGACATCGACGTGGCCGTCCCGGCGACCTATCCCACCCCGCATCCCGGCACGGTCCAGGAGTCCGCGGTGATCAGCACGCTGCGCTCCATCGGCGACCACGAACGCGCCGAACGGATCTACCAGGTGCGTTACCGCGCCTCGGGCGACGACTCCGACTGGATCACGGTCGGCGTGCGCGAACCCGCACCCGACACCGACGAGTCGACAACGGTCGACGACCGTCCCGCCCTCGTCGAGAAGAACAAGGTCACGTTCCTGGACGGCACCGGTCTGTTCGTGGAGGTCAGCGACGAGTCGGTGCTCGACGAACCGCTCACCGACTTCGCGGCGCGGGTCGAGCTGAAATCCGACCTCGAATGGTCACCGCCGCCGCTGTCGCCGTCCGACATGCCCACGTCCTCGTCGGAGACGCCGACGGACTCGTCCACCGAGACCGCGAGCCCGACGCCATAACGACAGCGCCGACCCGGGCGAACCCGGGTCGGCGCTGTTTATCCGTGGCGGTGACGGTGGGATTTGAACCCACGGATGGCGTAAACCATCAAACGCTTTCGAGGCGTTCTCCTTCGGCCGCTCGGACACGTCACCGCGGAAGAGCGTACCCGAGCAGCATGCGAGCACGCATCTGGGTATGCGTGGATTCGGCCACGGCCGAAAGGATGGCCGCGACCGCCACGGCCGCATAGCTTCGCGGCATGACGGCGATGCGAACCCTGCGCGGCCTGGCGGTACTGGCGTTGCTGGCCGTTGCCGTCGGCTGCGGTGGCCCCGGCGAGGCCGGGTCACAGGACAAGGCCGACGACAAGACCGAGACGAAGGCCGACCCCGGCGAGCCCGGCCTCCACAAGAAGGTCAAGGTCGACGGCGGCAAGACCTACGACGTCTACGTGCCCAAGGGCCGCTCGCTCGACGAGCCGGTACCGGCGGTGCTGGTGCTGCACGGCATGCCCGGCGACGCCGCCGAAGCCCGGGAACAGTCGGGGCTGGACGCGCTCGCCGACGAGGAGGGCTTCCTGGCCGTCTACCCCGACAACCCGAACGGCAGCTGGACCCCGAACCCCGACGACGAGGGCGACAGCGACTTCGTCCGCGACATCATCACCGACCTGACCGGTACCTGGAACGCCGACCCGAAGCGGATCTTCGTGTCCGGCACCTCCAACGGCGGCGACATGGCGCTGACCATCGGCGCGAAGCTGCCGGATCTGGTCGCGGGGATCGCGGCGGTCGTTCCGGCGGGCACCGAGGAGGTCGCGAAGGTGATGGACGCCGTCGAGACACCGGTGCCGTTGATCGCCTTCTTCGGCGGCAACGACCCGCGCGAGGGTCTCGGCCTGGACCTGGTGGCCACCTGGCGGGACCGCGTCGAGTGCGGCAAGGCCAAGACCGACAAGGGAAAGCAGGTCACGGTCCGCGAATACGCGTGCGCCGACGACACCGCGGTGGTGACGCAGGAGGTGCACGAGGGCTTCCACGAGTGGTTCGGCACCGCCGCCGAACCCGAACCGGTGTGGGCTTCGGCGGCGATGTGGGAGTTCTTCACCCGGAAGTCGTGACCGGTGGCTACTGCGGCGCGTTGCGTTCGTAGATCATCCGCAGCCCGATCAACGTCAGCATCGGCTCGTAGTTCGTGATCGTCGCGCACTCCTCGATCACCACCGGCGCCAGGCCGCCGGTCGCGATGACCGCCGACACCCCGGTGCCCAGTTGTTTGATGATCCGGGTGACCAGGCCGTCGATCTGGCCCGCGAAACCGTAGATGATGCCCGACTGCAGACACTCGACGGTGTTCTTGCCGATCACCGAACGCGGCTTGACCGGCTCGACCTTCTGCAACTGCGCGGCCCGCGACGCCAGCGCGTCGATCGAGATCTCGATGCCGGGCGCGAACGCCCCGCCCAGGAACTCGCCCTTCTCGGAGATCACGTCGATGTTCGTCGAGGTGCCGAAGTCCACGATGATGGACGGCCCGCCGTACATGTTGTACGCCGCGTGGGTGTTGACGATGCGGTCGGCGCCCACCTCGCGCGGGTTGTCGATGGCCAGCTGAACCCCGGTGCGAACCCCGGGTGCCACCAGCACCGTCGGTTTGGCCGCGTAGTAGCGCGACAGCATGACCCGCAGTTCCCGCAGCGCCTGCGGAACCGTTGAGCTGACGCAGATCGCGCTCACCTCGACGTTGTCGCCCGCGAGCAGTCCCCGGAAGGTGAGGGCCATCTCGTCGGCGGTGGCGCGCGGGTCGGTCTTGATGCGCCAGGAGTGGACGAGCGTCTCACCCTCGAATGTGGCGAGCACGGTGTTGGTGTTTCCGATGTCGACGCACAACAGCACGGCCTACTCCTGTCTGATGTCGAGTGCGATGTCGAGTATGGGCGATGAGTGCGTCAGGGCGCCGGACGAGATGTAGTCGACGCCGGTGTCGGCGTACTTCTCGGCGATGGTGAGGGTGATGTTGCCGGTGGCCTCCAGCTGCACGTCGGGGCCGACGGCCGCGACGACCTCGCGCAGCTGCGCCGGGGACATGTTGTCGCACAACAGGAACGTCGCTCCCGCCGCGACGGCCTCCCGGGCCTCGTCGAGGGTGTCGACCTCGACCTGGATGGCGATGTCGGGACGGGCGGCGCGCACCGCCTCGAAGGCGGCCGTCACCGATCCGGCGGCGAACTTGTGGTTGTCCTTGATCATGGCCACGTCGTACAGGCCCATGCGTTTGTTACCGCCGCCGGCGGCCCGCACCGCGTACTTGTCCAGGGTCCGCAGGCCCGGCGTGGTCTTGCGGGTGTCCAGCACGGTCACCTTGGTGCCGTCGAGCACCCGGGTCCACTCCCGAGTGTGGGTGGCGATGCCGGACATGCGGCACAACAGGTTCAGCACGGTGCGCTCGGCCATCAGCAGGTACCGGACCGGTCCGGCCACCGTCGCCAGCCGGTCCCCGGCGTAGACGCGGGCGCCGTCGTCGACCAGGTGCGTGAACGCGACGTTAGGGTCGAAGTGCTTGAACACCGCCTCGGCCACGGCCAGTCCCGCCACCACCCCGGACTCCCGGGCCACCAGGTCGGCGGTGCCGGTGACCGTCAGCGGGAAGATCGCCTCGCTGGTGGGGTCGCTGCGGTTAGGGCCCAGGTCCTCGGCCAGCGCCCGGTCGATGATGGCGTTGACCTCGTCGGGGTCCAGTCCCTGGGCGGTGAGTCGTTCGTCCACGGTAGTCATCTTGTCTCCATCCACACGCCCGACATTCTCCACAGCACCGCTTCGTTGCGTGCGACACCCCGACCCGAAGACGCGAGAATGGCCCTCTGCGCCTGCCCGCGCGGGGGGCCATTGGAAGTCCATGGGGTGCGTTTATGCGTCGCTTTTTTCAGATGGTGAATGCGCCGGTCTTTATCTGGTGGAGGAGGCCACGGAAGGTCGCCTCGTCCAGGGTCAGGAGCGGACTGTCGTCGCCGAGTTTGCCGTCGCGCACCTGGGGCAGGACGGAAACCCGTGCCTCGACACAGTTTCCGCCGCTGTTGTCGCTGTAACTGCTCTTGCGCCAGGGGACGGCTCGCGCGGCGCCGCGAGTGTCTCCCCGGCGACAACTGGATGTTCGCCTAGTCATTTCAGGAACTCCTTGATCGGTATGGCCATGCTGTAAATGGTCCGAAACGTCCCGACGAACCGTGATACTACGTCCGGGTCCTCCAGATACCTACACGCGTCGAGTGCGTCGACATAGACGAAACTCAACTCGTCGTCCGGATCGGTGGGGCTGAGAATCGTGAACGCCCCGGACATCGCGGGGTGGAATCCGCCCAGCACCCGGATGTCTACGCCCGGCAGTTTCGCGACCTCCAGCAGCCGCGCGATCTGCGCGTCCTTGACGTCGGGCAGTCCGTCCATGACGTGCAGCGCCCCCTCGCCGATGACGAACTCCATCCTCGGCAGCGGATCCCGACCGAACACGACCTCCTGCCGTTTGAACCGGAAGTTCTTCGTGGCAGGTTCGTCGGGGGCCTCCTGCGGCGGCCGGGTCTGGCGTTGCGCGTCGTAGTACTCGGGAACCTGAAGCAGCCCCGGCATGTTGAGGTGTTCCCAGGTCATGATGTAGCCGTACTCGACCTCAGCCGACGCGAACCACCGGATGCCGGGCTTCATACCGGGTTCGTGCTTCTCGTACAGGCCCCGCTGTTTGCCCTTCACGACCAGCCCGGTCAGGTACGACATCACCTCCGGTGGCGCGTCGTAAACCTCGGGGCTGCACAGATTTTTCACTATGTAGGACTTTGTCCCCTGCTTTCCCTTTTCGATTGCTGCGATGGTGTTCCTGTGTAGTTCGACTGCCGCTCCGGCCTCGGCGTGGGTCATCCCGGCCGCTTCACGGAGTTTGCGCAGTTCGGCTCCCAGTTGCCTCCTCGCGAGGGTGGGACGAGCCGAAGGGTCGTTGGTCATGGTGAGCACTTCTTCCCGGGAGTCAGGGGGGCCGCACATGATGCGCACGACCCTACCGAAGATGTGATGCACGGTTTTCGGCCGTAAATAACAGTGCGCAACGTTTCCGGCAGCCCTGAAACGTGCATCATGTTTCGGCTTCCCTGTAACCGTTTCAGCGCATAGCGTGGTCACGGGTGGGTCGCTCGTTTCCTTGAGTCGCATCACGAAGTCAGCGATGAGAGGAGCTGAGAACGATGATCACCTCATACCGACCGCCCCGGACCCTGGCTGAAGTCGAGGTGACGATTCCCTGCCGAGCCTGTCGTGAGCAGGGAGTGCGGGCCGTACAGACCCCGGACGGACTGCGCGCGCAACGATGCGCCGACTGCGACGGCACCCGCAGGAAGCGGATCATCCGGGAGTGCGAGGGATGACGGCGGGAGCACCGCGATGAGGGGCCACGAGCTCTTCCTGTGCTACCGCTGGAGCGGTCACCGCAACCTTTTGTCCAACGTGGAGGAACGCTGCCGACCGTCAGCGGACCTGCCCCCGGTGAGTGTGCGCGATTGGACGCTCAAACCCGACCACATGTGCCAGGCCGTCTATCAGGACAAGGTCGAGGCACTGGTGTGGATGTGGTCGCGGATGAACGAGGTCGGCGACTACTTCCTGCGGCACTATCCCGCGCTGGCGCCCGACATCCTGCGCCAGTACGCCCGGGCCGTGTCGATGCTCGACAACGCCGACATGGCCAGCCAGTGGAGCACCGAACTGCCGGACGGCTCGGTCGAGTTCGTCGCGGTGGTGGCGGTGTGGGACGACGGCAGGCCACTACCCCGGATACCCCGGCCACAGCCGGGTTCGGCCGCCAGCGTGGACTTCGGTGAACCAGCGCCGAGGCACCCCGGGCACCGGGATTTAAGCGCCCCGGTCGTGGGATCAGGCCGCTTCCCACCTCTGGGTCAGGACGCCGTCGGCGCCGATGCCGGCCAGCAGATGGCCGCGCCAGGTGTCGACGGCGTCCGGGAAGTCCTCCCGCCAGTGGCAGCCGCGGGTCTCGGTGCGGGCGTGGGCGGCGGCGGTGAGGGTCGCGGCGATGGTGACCAGGTTGGTCGCCTCCCAGGTCGCGGTGCGTGGACGTCCACTGTGCTCGTTGCCGAGGGTGGTGAGGACGGCGGCGGTCTCGGCGAGACTGTCGGCGCTGCGCAGCACCCCGGCCCCGGCGGTCATGGCGCGTTGCAGGCTCTGGCGGGAGGTGGTGGACACCGCCCACGACGCCGCGTCGGCGTCGGTGTGCGGATCGGACTGGGCCGGGAGCTCTCGGGCCAGGTCGTCGGCGATGCGGCGCGCGAAGACCAGGCCCTCCAGCAGCGAGTTGGAGGCCAGCCGGTTGGCGCCGTGCACGCCGGTGCAGGCGACCTCGCCGCAGGCGTACAGGCCGTCCACACTGGTGCGTCCATGGAGGTCGGTCCGGACGCCGCCGGAGGCGAAGTGCGCGGCCGGGGCCACCGGGATCAGGTCGACCACCGGGTCGATGCCCGCGGCCCGGCAGGACGCCAGGATGGTCGGGAACCGGGATTCCAGGTGCTCGGCGCCCAGGTGCCGGGCGTCCAGCCAGACATGGTCGACGTCGTCGCGGCGCATGATCCTGGTGGCGCCCTTGGCGACCACGTCGCGCGGCGCCAGTTCGGCCAGCTCGTGGGCGCCGACCATGAACCGCACACCCTCGCCGTCGACGAGATGCGCGCCCTCGCCCCGCAGCGCCTCCGAGATCAGCGGCTGCTGGTCCCGGCTGCCCGGCAAGAACAGCGAGGTCGGGTGGAACTGGACGAACTCGATGTCGGTGACCGCGGCACCGGCGCGCAGCGCCGCCGCCACACCGTCCCCTGTCGACACCGACGGGTTCGTGGTGGACGCGAAGATCTGGCCCATGCCGCCGGTGGCCAGCACCACCGCGCGCGCCAGCACCCCGCCGACGCCGTCCTCGGAGCCCTCGCCCAGGACGTGCAGGCTCACCCCGCAGGCCCGGCCCGACTTGTCCCGCAACAGGTCCAGCACCAGCGCGTGGTCGATGATGCGGATCCACGGGTCGGCGTGCACCGCCGCGTGCAGCGCCCGCTGCACCTCGGCACCGGTGGCGTCACCACCGGCGTGCACGATGCGTTTGGCGCGGTGGCCGCCCTCGCGGGTCAGCATGAGCGAGCCGTCGGCGTACCGGTCGAAGTTGGCGCCGGTGTGGATGAGCTCCCGGACCCGGTCGGGGCCCTCCTTCACCAGGACGTCCACCGCCGCCGGGTCGCACAGCCCGACCCCGGCGATCCGGGTGTCCTCGGCGTGCGCGGCCGGGGTGTCCAGCGGATCCAGCACGGCGGCGATACCGCCCTGCGCCCAGCGGGTGGAGCCGTCGTCGATGTTGACCTTCGTGACGACCGTGACATGCAGGCCCGCCTCGCGCAGGTACAGCGCCGTGGTCAGGCCCGCGATGCCGGAACCGATGACGCACACGTCGGTGGTCTCGGTCCAGGACGGATCGGCGGCCCGCAACCGCCGCGGCACCGGCGGCAGGGCGGGAATGTCCATCGTGGTCATCACTCGCCACCGACGACGAACGCCGCCAGATCCCGCGACTGCCGCAGCCGCGACTCCTCGTGCAGGTACATCATGTGACCCGCCTCGTAGTAACGGAACTCGACGTTGTCGCGCAGCTCGGCGGGGATGGCCAGCCGCGCCATCGTGTACTCACCGGCGAAGTGCGGGGTCGCGCCGTCGTGGTAACCGCAGGCGACGTGCACCCGCAGGTGCGGGTTGGCCCGCATCGCGGCGGCGAGTTTGTCGGCCACCGACAGGTTCTTGGCCTCGAACTCCTTATAGGACCACGGGTGGACCTTGCGGGAGATCACCTCGTAGGGCAGGTCGTTCTCGTACTCCAGCTCGGCCCGGACGTAGTGGTTCAGGGCGGCGGTGAACGGACCGATGATCGCACTCATGGACGGGTCGGCGCTGAAGTGCTCGCGACCGTAGTCGGCGTCGTAACCGGTGAAACGCCCGTCCAGA containing:
- a CDS encoding DUF397 domain-containing protein, which gives rise to MTRRTSSCRRGDTRGAARAVPWRKSSYSDNSGGNCVEARVSVLPQVRDGKLGDDSPLLTLDEATFRGLLHQIKTGAFTI
- a CDS encoding SigE family RNA polymerase sigma factor, which encodes MTSSVTGQLTTPWTVRERAPDTPRRAVHADLEREYVEYVTVHLPALHRVARLLCRDRHRADDIVQTTITKLYIHWKRAKAASNLDAYVRTMLVRAFLSEQRLSWAKVRLFGSAQEIPGTPSVHSPDVETRDLVHTALSRVAPKQRAVLVLRFLCDLPVTEVAQILGCSPGNVTSLTTHGLKRLRALLGDRAVAALEGGGRDER
- a CDS encoding type III pantothenate kinase is translated as MLLCVDIGNTNTVLATFEGETLVHSWRIKTDPRATADEMALTFRGLLAGDNVEVSAICVSSTVPQALRELRVMLSRYYAAKPTVLVAPGVRTGVQLAIDNPREVGADRIVNTHAAYNMYGGPSIIVDFGTSTNIDVISEKGEFLGGAFAPGIEISIDALASRAAQLQKVEPVKPRSVIGKNTVECLQSGIIYGFAGQIDGLVTRIIKQLGTGVSAVIATGGLAPVVIEECATITNYEPMLTLIGLRMIYERNAPQ
- a CDS encoding helix-turn-helix domain-containing protein, whose translation is MTNDPSARPTLARRQLGAELRKLREAAGMTHAEAGAAVELHRNTIAAIEKGKQGTKSYIVKNLCSPEVYDAPPEVMSYLTGLVVKGKQRGLYEKHEPGMKPGIRWFASAEVEYGYIMTWEHLNMPGLLQVPEYYDAQRQTRPPQEAPDEPATKNFRFKRQEVVFGRDPLPRMEFVIGEGALHVMDGLPDVKDAQIARLLEVAKLPGVDIRVLGGFHPAMSGAFTILSPTDPDDELSFVYVDALDACRYLEDPDVVSRFVGTFRTIYSMAIPIKEFLK
- a CDS encoding dolichyl-phosphate beta-glucosyltransferase, whose protein sequence is MNAVNQPRPSALATLARSTAAPARTAPAVVDQSVIIPVYNESDRLAATLAEVRAHLNGAGGAWELIVVDDGSRDDSAAIAARFAAGEPRIRLLRTPRNRGKGHAVRHGVLASRGRRVLYCDADLATPIGELDRLHAKLDAGFAGAIGSRVGPHADIRQRQPLPRVLLGRLGNRLIRLAAVPGVGDTQCGFKLFDGDKARRAFTLTRVDGWAFDVEVLYLFARGDWPVAEVPVRWSHRAGSKVRMRDYPATLAELLRMRWRHRGAPPRVRQQ
- a CDS encoding glycosyl transferase encodes the protein MTATAVLAAAETRSRSRWRPWHARAWVPATYLVASVALYLGLWASPSGRYLIDSGQDQNQWEWFFAVTARSVTELDNPLFTTLQNHPEGVNLMANTTMLGVSVPLTPVTLLLGPGVTWALVLTGSLAATATAWYWLLHRRLGHSRLAAALGGGFCGFAPPVITHAHAHPNFVALFVLPFVVALLLRLWDGERPLRDGAILGLLLAYQIFLGEEVLLLFATGMTIFAIAYAATRPARARAALRPLGTGLGVAAAVSLSLVAFPLYWQFLGPQSYSGLLHGNAGNDLLAFVTFASRSLGGDDRTAGALAWSTEQNSFFGWPLVIMVVTLAAVLWRVPRARALSITVAVAALLSLGSSVKFDGEDTLIPGPWLLLSWLPLYESVLDSRLAMVCVPAIAVLLAMAVDRVRLLFGLPHWQRTPRLLWTGVLLAVLAPIAPTPFTVVDRAPTPTFFTSGMWREYVPDGGTVVPVPIPSPGDTTALQWQLDSDLDFRLPEGYFIGPGQPDRRGIYGAMRRPTSVLLREVRDSGEGRDVTEEQREQAAEDLRHWDAELVVLGPHPAEDALRYTVEDLLGPGHRAGGVWVWKVR
- a CDS encoding L-aspartate oxidase, with translation MDIPALPPVPRRLRAADPSWTETTDVCVIGSGIAGLTTALYLREAGLHVTVVTKVNIDDGSTRWAQGGIAAVLDPLDTPAAHAEDTRIAGVGLCDPAAVDVLVKEGPDRVRELIHTGANFDRYADGSLMLTREGGHRAKRIVHAGGDATGAEVQRALHAAVHADPWIRIIDHALVLDLLRDKSGRACGVSLHVLGEGSEDGVGGVLARAVVLATGGMGQIFASTTNPSVSTGDGVAAALRAGAAVTDIEFVQFHPTSLFLPGSRDQQPLISEALRGEGAHLVDGEGVRFMVGAHELAELAPRDVVAKGATRIMRRDDVDHVWLDARHLGAEHLESRFPTILASCRAAGIDPVVDLIPVAPAAHFASGGVRTDLHGRTSVDGLYACGEVACTGVHGANRLASNSLLEGLVFARRIADDLARELPAQSDPHTDADAASWAVSTTSRQSLQRAMTAGAGVLRSADSLAETAAVLTTLGNEHSGRPRTATWEATNLVTIAATLTAAAHARTETRGCHWREDFPDAVDTWRGHLLAGIGADGVLTQRWEAA
- the nadC gene encoding carboxylating nicotinate-nucleotide diphosphorylase — its product is MTTVDERLTAQGLDPDEVNAIIDRALAEDLGPNRSDPTSEAIFPLTVTGTADLVARESGVVAGLAVAEAVFKHFDPNVAFTHLVDDGARVYAGDRLATVAGPVRYLLMAERTVLNLLCRMSGIATHTREWTRVLDGTKVTVLDTRKTTPGLRTLDKYAVRAAGGGNKRMGLYDVAMIKDNHKFAAGSVTAAFEAVRAARPDIAIQVEVDTLDEAREAVAAGATFLLCDNMSPAQLREVVAAVGPDVQLEATGNITLTIAEKYADTGVDYISSGALTHSSPILDIALDIRQE
- a CDS encoding alpha/beta hydrolase family esterase — encoded protein: MTAMRTLRGLAVLALLAVAVGCGGPGEAGSQDKADDKTETKADPGEPGLHKKVKVDGGKTYDVYVPKGRSLDEPVPAVLVLHGMPGDAAEAREQSGLDALADEEGFLAVYPDNPNGSWTPNPDDEGDSDFVRDIITDLTGTWNADPKRIFVSGTSNGGDMALTIGAKLPDLVAGIAAVVPAGTEEVAKVMDAVETPVPLIAFFGGNDPREGLGLDLVATWRDRVECGKAKTDKGKQVTVREYACADDTAVVTQEVHEGFHEWFGTAAEPEPVWASAAMWEFFTRKS